A window of Betaproteobacteria bacterium contains these coding sequences:
- the ilvN gene encoding acetolactate synthase small subunit — MRHILSLLLENEPGALSRVSGLFSARGYNIESLTVAPTEDATMSRMTIVTSGSDEIIEQITKQL, encoded by the coding sequence ATGAGACATATTCTTTCATTGCTCCTGGAAAACGAGCCGGGAGCGCTGTCACGGGTGTCGGGGCTCTTTTCCGCGCGCGGTTACAACATCGAATCCCTCACCGTCGCGCCGACCGAGGACGCGACCATGTCGCGCATGACGATCGTCACCAGCGGCTCGGACGAGATCATCGAGCAGATCACCAAGCAGCTGA
- a CDS encoding acetolactate synthase 3 catalytic subunit, which produces MELTGAEVVVRCLQEEGVEYVFGYPGGAVLFLYDEIFKQDKVKHILVRHEQAAVHAADGFARSCEKPGVCLVTSGPGVTNAVTGIATAYMDSVPVVILSGQVPTHAIGQDAFQECDAVGITRPCVKHNFLVKDVRDLASTIKKAFYLATTGRPGPVLVDIPKDVTMAKVEFEYPQTISMRSYNPVVKGHSGQIKKAVQLLANARRPMIYTGGGVILGNAAKELTELVHLLGYPCTNTLMGLGGFPATDPQFVGMLGMHGTYEANMAMQHCDVLLAVGARFDDRVIGNPSHFFDDERHIIHIDIDPSSISKRVKVDVPIVGDVRETLQELARQLEGFRERSDTSALKTWWTQIELWRARDCLKYDRGSPIIKPQFVVEKLYELTNGDAFVTSDVGQHQMWAAQFYKFDKPRRWINSGGLGTMGVGLPYAMGVKLAHPEADVFCITGEASIQMCIQELSTCKQYHLPVKIVNLNNRYMGMVRQWQEFFHGNRYAESYMDALPDFVKLAESYGHVGMRIDKPADVEPALREAIALKDRLVFMDFTTDQTENVFPMVPGGKGLSEMILV; this is translated from the coding sequence ATGGAACTTACCGGCGCTGAGGTCGTGGTGCGCTGCCTGCAGGAAGAGGGGGTCGAATACGTCTTCGGCTATCCAGGCGGTGCGGTCCTCTTCCTGTACGACGAGATCTTCAAACAAGACAAGGTCAAGCACATCCTCGTTCGTCACGAACAGGCTGCGGTGCACGCAGCGGATGGCTTCGCGCGCTCGTGCGAGAAGCCCGGCGTATGCCTCGTGACCTCGGGTCCCGGCGTTACCAATGCCGTGACCGGCATTGCCACCGCGTACATGGACTCGGTGCCGGTCGTGATCCTGAGCGGTCAGGTGCCGACCCACGCCATCGGCCAGGACGCATTCCAGGAGTGTGATGCTGTCGGCATTACGCGGCCGTGTGTCAAGCACAACTTCCTCGTGAAGGACGTGCGCGATCTCGCCTCGACGATCAAGAAGGCCTTCTATCTCGCCACCACCGGCCGCCCGGGCCCGGTGCTCGTCGACATTCCCAAGGATGTCACGATGGCGAAGGTCGAGTTCGAGTATCCGCAGACCATCTCGATGCGCTCCTACAACCCCGTGGTGAAGGGGCACAGCGGGCAGATCAAGAAGGCCGTCCAGCTGCTCGCCAATGCGCGGCGACCGATGATCTACACGGGTGGCGGCGTGATCCTCGGCAATGCCGCCAAGGAACTCACCGAGCTGGTGCACCTGCTGGGTTATCCGTGCACGAACACGCTCATGGGATTGGGGGGATTTCCGGCGACCGATCCGCAGTTCGTGGGCATGCTCGGCATGCACGGCACTTACGAGGCAAACATGGCGATGCAGCACTGCGACGTGCTGCTCGCCGTCGGTGCGCGTTTCGACGACCGCGTCATCGGCAATCCGTCGCACTTCTTCGACGATGAGCGGCACATCATCCATATCGACATCGACCCTTCCTCCATCTCGAAGCGGGTCAAGGTCGACGTGCCGATCGTGGGCGACGTGCGCGAGACGCTGCAGGAGTTGGCGCGACAGCTCGAGGGATTCCGCGAGCGCAGCGACACATCGGCACTCAAGACCTGGTGGACGCAAATCGAGCTCTGGCGCGCACGCGACTGCCTCAAGTACGACCGCGGCAGTCCCATCATCAAGCCGCAGTTCGTGGTGGAAAAGCTCTACGAATTGACGAATGGCGACGCCTTCGTCACCTCGGACGTCGGTCAGCACCAGATGTGGGCGGCACAGTTCTACAAGTTCGACAAGCCGCGCCGCTGGATCAACTCCGGCGGGCTCGGCACCATGGGCGTCGGTCTGCCGTATGCCATGGGGGTCAAGCTTGCCCATCCGGAGGCCGACGTGTTCTGCATCACCGGCGAGGCGAGCATCCAGATGTGCATCCAGGAGCTCTCGACCTGCAAGCAATACCATCTCCCGGTAAAGATCGTGAATCTGAACAACCGGTACATGGGCATGGTGCGGCAGTGGCAGGAGTTTTTCCACGGCAACCGTTACGCCGAGTCCTACATGGACGCACTGCCGGACTTCGTGAAGCTCGCCGAGTCGTACGGTCATGTCGGCATGCGCATCGACAAGCCGGCTGACGTGGAACCCGCGCTGCGCGAGGCGATCGCCTTGAAGGACCGGCTGGTGTTCATGGATTTCACCACCGACCAGACCGAGAACGTCTTCCCGATGGTCCCCGGCGGCAAGGGGCTGTCGGAGATGATTCTGGTCTGA
- a CDS encoding RNA polymerase sigma factor, translating into MATAKELSDFLAGVERRAFKQAAFAVRDNHAALDIVQDAMLKLAEKYGGKPADELPMLFQRILQNAIRDFFRRQKVRSLWTTLFSSLGPKGSDDEDHDPLEMLAQQDSPGRPLEPAEELLRSQTLAAIEEALAQLPPRQRQAFILRYWEEMDVAETARAMGCSEGSVKTHCSRATHALAGLLRARGIEL; encoded by the coding sequence CTGGCAACCGCAAAGGAACTGTCGGACTTTCTCGCCGGCGTAGAGCGCAGGGCATTCAAGCAGGCCGCGTTTGCGGTGCGCGACAATCACGCCGCGCTCGACATCGTGCAGGACGCCATGCTCAAACTGGCGGAGAAGTACGGTGGCAAACCCGCCGACGAGCTGCCGATGCTGTTTCAGCGCATTCTGCAGAACGCGATTCGGGATTTCTTCCGCCGGCAGAAGGTCCGATCGCTGTGGACCACCCTTTTCTCTTCGCTGGGACCGAAGGGCAGCGACGACGAGGACCACGACCCGCTGGAGATGCTGGCGCAGCAGGACAGCCCCGGTCGCCCTTTGGAGCCCGCGGAGGAGTTGCTGCGCAGTCAAACACTTGCAGCCATCGAGGAGGCGCTCGCACAGTTGCCGCCGCGTCAACGGCAGGCGTTTATCTTGCGTTACTGGGAAGAGATGGATGTCGCTGAGACGGCTCGAGCCATGGGTTGCTCCGAGGGCAGCGTGAAAACGCATTGCTCGCGAGCGACCCATGCCCTTGCCGGCCTGCTCAGGGCGAGAGGGATAGAACTATGA
- a CDS encoding DUF3619 family protein, producing the protein MSEEQFGRRVAWHLDRGLDQLDQGTLNALAAARQAALNGQPVYQRSTEPAMAVAGHAALSTRHPRTRIRWWVPASAVAVVVAALMYVQAMNQHPMFAPNHELGALDAGLLADELPIDAYLDKGFDAWLEDTSSE; encoded by the coding sequence ATGAGCGAAGAACAATTCGGGCGCCGTGTCGCCTGGCATCTCGACCGCGGTCTCGATCAACTCGATCAGGGCACGTTGAACGCGCTTGCCGCCGCGCGGCAGGCCGCCTTGAACGGTCAGCCCGTGTATCAGCGCAGTACCGAGCCCGCAATGGCGGTCGCCGGTCACGCCGCCCTGTCGACACGTCATCCGCGAACGCGGATCCGCTGGTGGGTACCGGCGAGTGCCGTGGCAGTAGTGGTGGCAGCGCTGATGTACGTGCAGGCGATGAATCAGCATCCCATGTTCGCTCCGAACCACGAGCTGGGTGCGCTCGATGCCGGTCTCCTGGCCGATGAACTTCCGATTGACGCCTATCTGGACAAGGGCTTCGACGCGTGGCTGGAAGATACTTCATCGGAATAG
- a CDS encoding DUF3106 domain-containing protein, whose protein sequence is MAGRYFIGIALLGLALSLPAAAAPPSGPTWKQLTAAQRQVLAPLAGEWDKIEPERRLKWIGVAERYPSLAPDQQQRLQSRMKEWAALSSEERDVAREKFKNLQQLPPERRATMKEKWDTYRQLPEEERELLRTAGSKRGASAAAPLQEASEEHVATPGSREASSAEPAVTRP, encoded by the coding sequence GTGGCTGGAAGATACTTCATCGGAATAGCGCTGCTCGGCCTCGCGTTGAGTCTGCCGGCGGCGGCGGCGCCGCCCTCCGGCCCGACCTGGAAGCAGTTGACGGCCGCCCAGCGGCAGGTTCTCGCGCCGCTTGCAGGCGAATGGGACAAGATCGAGCCGGAGCGGCGCCTGAAATGGATCGGCGTGGCTGAACGATACCCGAGCCTCGCACCGGACCAGCAGCAACGACTGCAGTCGCGCATGAAGGAGTGGGCCGCTCTTTCTTCGGAAGAGCGCGACGTGGCACGCGAGAAGTTCAAGAACCTGCAGCAACTTCCGCCGGAGCGGCGCGCCACCATGAAGGAAAAGTGGGACACCTATCGGCAGCTGCCCGAAGAAGAGCGCGAGCTCCTGCGCACCGCGGGGTCGAAGCGCGGCGCTTCCGCTGCGGCACCGTTGCAGGAAGCATCGGAAGAACACGTTGCGACACCCGGCTCCCGTGAGGCGTCCTCCGCGGAGCCGGCCGTGACGCGCCCGTGA
- a CDS encoding RDD family protein, whose translation MSGARRSRRARSEVVTSTPSDPAASSAQENAGIGRRFACLVYEALLLLAVLFFGSAVFTGVAGSADTLASRFALQVLLLTLCGAYFVWCWTRGGQTLPMQAWHLRIVAAHSGEPPAPGLALKRYLLAVPGVLLGAVSFLWGFIDRDRLFLHDRLAGTRIVRIDRTRRTTDAPPARSSTPPQH comes from the coding sequence GTGAGCGGCGCTCGTCGCAGTCGTCGCGCCCGCAGCGAGGTCGTCACCAGCACACCAAGCGACCCGGCGGCATCGTCCGCACAGGAAAACGCCGGAATCGGTCGGCGCTTCGCCTGCCTCGTCTACGAGGCACTACTCCTGCTGGCCGTCCTTTTCTTCGGTTCCGCCGTCTTTACCGGCGTGGCTGGCTCGGCCGACACGCTTGCGTCCCGCTTCGCGCTGCAGGTGCTGCTGCTCACCCTCTGCGGTGCGTATTTCGTCTGGTGCTGGACCCGTGGCGGCCAGACGCTGCCGATGCAGGCCTGGCACCTGCGCATCGTCGCGGCCCACAGCGGTGAGCCGCCCGCGCCGGGCCTCGCGCTCAAGCGCTATCTGCTCGCAGTCCCCGGCGTGCTGCTGGGAGCGGTCTCGTTTCTGTGGGGATTCATCGATCGCGATCGCCTCTTTCTTCACGATCGCCTGGCGGGAACGAGGATCGTGCGTATCGACCGCACTCGCCGCACTACCGACGCTCCGCCCGCCAGATCATCCACGCCGCCACAGCACTAA
- the lptG gene encoding LPS export ABC transporter permease LptG: protein MRIVRRYLFREIAAATLLTLAALLALFAFFDLLNQLEDLGRGQYRLHTAFLYVLLSLPTHVYEVMPIAVLVGALFALARLTAQSEYAILRTSGISMLRLAATLAQIGLVFAALTFVFGEYVAPASEAAAQRLRMRASAYLIVSQFRSGIWVKDGNSFVNVGLVTPDNTLLNIYLYDFDDSQRLVSSTFAKKGAYRGGNGWLLSEVARTRFADGRATVEHIPEMAWTSVLTPSLLGVLLLKPEEMAATDLVQYIEHLKNSRQQTTRYETALWSKLIYPFSVVLMTVLALPFAHFQGRMTSVGTKVFTGILVGLTFFLLGRFFDALGTLNNWTPFVSAVLPTLLFSAVAAWMIWRAERR, encoded by the coding sequence ATGAGAATCGTCCGCCGCTATCTCTTTCGCGAGATTGCCGCAGCGACGTTGCTCACACTCGCGGCACTGCTTGCGCTCTTCGCGTTCTTCGATCTCCTCAATCAGCTGGAGGACCTGGGCCGCGGTCAATACCGCCTCCACACGGCCTTCCTGTACGTGCTGCTGAGCCTGCCGACGCACGTCTACGAGGTGATGCCGATCGCGGTGCTGGTCGGCGCCCTGTTCGCGCTGGCCCGTCTTACGGCGCAGTCCGAGTACGCGATCCTGCGCACGTCCGGCATCTCGATGCTGCGTCTTGCGGCGACGCTCGCCCAGATCGGCCTCGTGTTCGCGGCGCTCACCTTCGTCTTCGGCGAATACGTCGCGCCAGCCAGCGAAGCGGCGGCGCAGCGACTGCGCATGCGGGCGTCCGCCTACCTCATCGTCAGCCAGTTTCGATCGGGGATCTGGGTCAAGGACGGCAACAGCTTCGTCAACGTGGGACTGGTCACCCCCGACAACACGCTGCTCAACATCTACCTGTACGATTTCGATGATTCGCAGCGTCTCGTCTCCAGCACCTTCGCGAAAAAGGGCGCGTATCGGGGAGGCAACGGGTGGTTGCTGTCGGAGGTCGCGCGGACGCGCTTCGCCGACGGTCGCGCAACCGTCGAGCATATCCCCGAGATGGCGTGGACATCGGTGCTCACACCCAGTCTGCTCGGCGTTCTGCTGCTCAAGCCGGAGGAGATGGCGGCCACCGATCTCGTGCAGTACATCGAGCATCTCAAGAACAGTCGGCAGCAGACCACGCGCTACGAGACTGCACTGTGGAGCAAACTGATCTACCCGTTCTCGGTGGTACTGATGACGGTGCTGGCGCTGCCTTTCGCGCATTTCCAGGGCCGGATGACCAGCGTCGGTACGAAGGTGTTCACCGGCATTCTCGTCGGCCTCACGTTCTTCCTGTTGGGGCGGTTCTTCGATGCGCTCGGGACGCTGAACAACTGGACGCCGTTCGTGAGCGCGGTGCTGCCGACGCTGCTCTTTAGTGCTGTGGCGGCGTGGATGATCTGGCGGGCGGAGCGTCGGTAG
- the lptF gene encoding LPS export ABC transporter permease LptF has protein sequence MSLFRRSLLSEFAANGAGVLSILLLVIVSTQIIRVLRMATSALIPMEGVFALVGFTVLTSLPIVMGGSLFVAVLLTLIRCYRDSEMFVWFSAGLSLKAWVRPVLMFALPSVIVIAVLTFFVYPWAAARLEQYQRQLESRDETALVREGVFQESKRADWVYFVEELDPDSGRVKNVFVQSKQRDGAAVMIAHNGLIETHENGDRFLVLLDGHRYEGMPGSPEYRTMDFQRLAVRIEPAEARKVLSPAKTLATGELIAQSSPANLAELVWRLGLPLSALLLALLAVPLSSVNPRVGRSFNLIAAVLLYFLYSNAISISESLVASGRLSAWAAVLGVHGAMVTVVVLFFYRRMSLRWLPVARSA, from the coding sequence ATGAGTCTCTTCCGGCGCTCCCTGCTGTCCGAGTTCGCCGCCAACGGCGCCGGGGTGCTCTCCATCCTCCTGCTCGTCATCGTCAGCACGCAGATCATCCGCGTACTGCGCATGGCGACGAGCGCCCTGATCCCGATGGAGGGCGTGTTCGCGCTCGTCGGCTTCACCGTGCTCACCTCGCTGCCGATCGTGATGGGCGGAAGCCTGTTCGTGGCCGTCCTGCTCACGCTGATCCGGTGCTATCGGGATTCCGAAATGTTCGTGTGGTTCTCCGCCGGGCTTTCGCTCAAGGCATGGGTGAGACCGGTCCTCATGTTCGCCCTGCCTTCGGTGATCGTTATCGCGGTTCTGACTTTCTTCGTCTACCCGTGGGCTGCGGCGCGGCTCGAACAATACCAGCGCCAGCTCGAATCGCGCGACGAGACCGCACTCGTGCGCGAGGGTGTTTTCCAGGAGTCGAAGCGCGCCGACTGGGTGTACTTCGTGGAGGAACTGGACCCCGATTCCGGCAGGGTGAAGAACGTCTTCGTGCAATCGAAGCAGCGCGACGGCGCGGCCGTGATGATCGCGCACAACGGTCTCATCGAGACCCACGAGAACGGAGACCGCTTTCTCGTTCTGCTTGACGGTCACCGCTACGAGGGTATGCCCGGCTCACCGGAATACCGCACGATGGATTTCCAGCGCTTGGCGGTGCGCATCGAGCCGGCGGAAGCGCGCAAGGTCCTGTCGCCGGCGAAGACGCTGGCCACCGGCGAACTCATCGCGCAGAGTTCGCCCGCCAATCTCGCTGAGCTGGTGTGGCGTCTCGGCTTGCCACTTTCCGCACTGCTTCTCGCGTTGCTCGCCGTGCCGCTGAGCTCGGTGAATCCGCGTGTTGGACGCTCCTTCAACCTGATCGCCGCAGTGCTGCTTTACTTTCTCTACAGCAACGCCATCAGCATCTCGGAGAGCCTCGTCGCGTCCGGCAGGCTCTCGGCGTGGGCGGCCGTGCTCGGGGTTCACGGCGCGATGGTGACAGTGGTCGTGCTCTTCTTCTACCGGCGCATGTCGCTGCGCTGGCTGCCGGTGGCGCGTTCGGCATGA
- a CDS encoding leucyl aminopeptidase has product MEFSIKGGRPEKQRSAAMVLGVFESRKLTAPAEAVDEAADGYLTDILRHGDMEGRLGTTLLLHKVPNVAAERVLLVGLGKERDFRDKAYRDAIRAAIRALNDTGAADAAIHLTELPLKKRDSVWRTAQATLVTLETTYRFDRLKSGPDAPKRALRKLVFTVAQKSETAAAEEGLQRGLAVAQGVNLARDLGNLPANFCTPTYLAEQAQELARHYGFECTVLEQDEMRSLGMGALLSVTQGTVQPPKLIVLRHRGGGEQRPVVLVGKGITFDTGGISLKPAAEMDEMKFDMCGAASVLGTFKAIGELHLPVNLIGIIPSCENMPGGKATKPGDVVTSLSGQTIEILNTDAEGRLILCDALTYAERFDPEVVVDIATLTGACVIALGHVAHGLFANDDGLARDLLAASQNSYDRAWQMPLWDDYQEQLKTNFADMANVGGRPAGSVTAACFLSRFTKKYHWAHLDIAGTAWKSGKEKGATGRPVPLLTEFLVRRAGTTRE; this is encoded by the coding sequence GTGGAATTTAGCATAAAAGGCGGCCGCCCCGAGAAGCAGCGCAGTGCGGCCATGGTGCTCGGCGTGTTCGAGTCGCGCAAGCTCACTGCACCGGCCGAGGCGGTGGACGAGGCGGCGGACGGTTATCTTACGGATATCCTGCGCCACGGCGACATGGAAGGCCGCCTCGGCACCACCTTGCTGCTGCACAAGGTTCCCAACGTCGCCGCCGAGCGCGTGCTGCTGGTGGGGCTCGGCAAGGAGCGCGACTTTCGCGACAAGGCCTACCGCGACGCCATCCGCGCAGCCATCCGCGCGCTGAACGACACCGGCGCCGCCGATGCTGCGATCCATCTGACGGAACTCCCGCTCAAGAAACGCGACAGCGTGTGGCGCACCGCCCAGGCGACGCTCGTCACGCTGGAGACGACGTACCGCTTCGACCGCCTCAAGAGCGGGCCGGACGCGCCGAAGCGCGCCCTCCGAAAGCTCGTCTTCACGGTCGCACAGAAAAGTGAAACGGCCGCCGCGGAAGAAGGGCTGCAGCGAGGGCTCGCCGTGGCGCAGGGGGTGAACCTGGCACGCGACCTCGGCAATCTCCCCGCGAACTTCTGCACGCCGACCTATCTCGCGGAGCAGGCGCAGGAACTCGCCCGGCACTACGGTTTCGAGTGCACCGTGCTCGAACAGGACGAGATGCGGAGCCTCGGCATGGGCGCACTGCTCTCGGTGACCCAGGGCACCGTGCAGCCGCCCAAGCTTATCGTGCTGAGGCATCGCGGCGGCGGTGAGCAGCGCCCGGTCGTCCTCGTCGGCAAGGGCATCACCTTCGACACGGGCGGCATCTCGCTCAAGCCCGCCGCCGAGATGGACGAGATGAAGTTCGACATGTGCGGAGCGGCAAGCGTCCTTGGCACATTCAAGGCGATCGGCGAGCTGCATCTGCCCGTCAACCTGATCGGCATCATTCCCTCGTGCGAGAACATGCCTGGCGGCAAGGCGACGAAGCCCGGTGACGTGGTGACGAGCCTGTCCGGTCAGACCATCGAGATTCTCAATACCGATGCCGAGGGCCGCCTCATCCTCTGCGACGCGCTCACCTACGCCGAGCGCTTCGATCCGGAAGTCGTCGTCGACATCGCGACCCTGACCGGCGCCTGCGTGATCGCGCTGGGGCACGTCGCTCACGGACTCTTTGCTAACGACGACGGGCTCGCCCGCGATCTGCTCGCGGCGAGCCAGAACAGTTACGACCGCGCCTGGCAGATGCCGTTGTGGGACGACTATCAGGAGCAGCTCAAGACCAACTTCGCCGACATGGCGAACGTCGGCGGACGTCCGGCGGGCAGTGTCACCGCCGCCTGCTTCCTGTCCCGGTTCACGAAGAAGTACCACTGGGCGCACCTCGATATCGCCGGCACGGCGTGGAAGAGCGGCAAGGAGAAAGGTGCCACCGGCCGGCCGGTCCCGCTCCTCACCGAGTTTCTCGTGCGGCGTGCGGGCACAACCAGGGAATGA
- a CDS encoding DNA polymerase III subunit chi: MTRVDFYTHAESKLRTACQLCAKAAAQGTRLFVYVPDADTARELDRLLWTTPATGFVPHCRPNDPLAAVTPVIIAEHADAPPHDDVLLNLHAEVPTFFSRFRRLVEIVSTDETDRQQARARFRFYRDRGYELHDHNVSSATRPAT, from the coding sequence GTGACGCGCGTCGACTTCTACACGCATGCCGAGAGCAAGCTCAGGACGGCCTGCCAGCTGTGCGCGAAAGCGGCGGCGCAGGGCACGCGGCTCTTCGTCTACGTCCCTGATGCAGACACCGCGCGGGAGCTGGATCGACTGCTCTGGACCACGCCGGCCACCGGGTTCGTTCCGCATTGCCGGCCGAATGACCCGCTGGCTGCGGTGACGCCGGTGATCATCGCGGAGCATGCAGATGCGCCGCCTCATGATGACGTGCTCCTCAACCTGCACGCCGAGGTGCCGACCTTCTTCTCACGCTTCCGGCGCCTGGTCGAGATCGTGAGCACCGACGAGACCGACCGGCAGCAGGCCCGTGCCCGCTTCCGCTTCTACCGCGACCGCGGTTACGAGTTGCACGACCACAACGTGAGCTCGGCCACACGCCCGGCAACGTAG
- a CDS encoding heavy metal sensor histidine kinase, translating into MRWHWPRLRTSLAARLVTLFCCGSVLIMIAVAASFYHTLRMQVEELDTAVIQGKARVIEHLLDEFGVADQQDELLHRVHDLSLLDPRVSFGLRVKDDWLVELPPAVATAAAPFVTGSGMPPARIATVHAADHTWWLQMLEHARPAPATPLTVVVALDVSDSEELLRREAVTAALVAVLGCLSSGALAFFVVRRSLAPIARVAERAEQITAQRLGTALTAEDAPTEIRGLVQSINHMLGRLNESFRALEEFSADIAHELRTPINNLLLQTQVTLSRPRTAEEYCEALLSNLEELQRLERMVSDMLFLARADRGVLTVAAETVDLTQEASNLAEYFEPAAAEKSQEIVIQGECVTRGDRLMIRRAITNLLSNAVRYAPPGERIDVRARSAAEGAVLEVTNSCAKPIRTDELPRLFARFARRDEPRDDAAHSAGLGLAIVDSIMRLHGGVAQADAGSFGIRFTLRFPPAPRLTAM; encoded by the coding sequence TTGAGGTGGCACTGGCCGCGATTGCGCACGTCCCTCGCGGCGCGGCTGGTGACGCTGTTTTGCTGCGGCTCGGTGCTCATCATGATTGCCGTCGCTGCGAGCTTCTATCACACGCTGCGCATGCAGGTGGAAGAACTCGACACCGCCGTGATCCAGGGCAAGGCGAGGGTCATCGAGCACCTGCTCGACGAGTTCGGGGTGGCGGACCAGCAGGACGAGCTTCTGCATCGGGTACACGACCTGTCCCTGCTCGATCCCCGCGTGAGCTTCGGCCTGCGCGTGAAAGATGACTGGCTCGTCGAACTCCCGCCCGCAGTGGCAACGGCGGCCGCACCCTTCGTGACTGGATCAGGGATGCCGCCAGCGCGCATCGCCACCGTGCACGCTGCCGACCACACCTGGTGGCTGCAGATGCTCGAACACGCGCGGCCCGCGCCCGCAACACCGCTGACGGTGGTGGTCGCCCTCGATGTCAGCGACTCGGAGGAACTGCTCCGACGTGAGGCGGTCACTGCCGCGCTGGTGGCGGTTCTGGGCTGCCTGTCGAGCGGTGCGCTGGCGTTCTTCGTAGTGCGCCGCAGCCTGGCTCCGATCGCGCGGGTGGCCGAGCGCGCAGAGCAGATCACGGCGCAACGTCTTGGCACCGCGCTGACCGCGGAGGATGCACCGACCGAGATCCGTGGCCTCGTGCAGAGCATCAACCACATGCTGGGGCGGTTGAACGAGAGCTTCCGGGCGCTCGAGGAATTCTCGGCGGACATCGCCCACGAGTTGCGTACCCCCATCAACAACCTGTTGCTGCAGACACAGGTGACGCTGTCGCGACCGCGCACCGCGGAAGAATACTGCGAGGCCCTGCTGTCCAACCTGGAGGAACTGCAACGGTTGGAGCGCATGGTGTCGGACATGCTGTTTCTCGCCCGCGCCGACCGCGGGGTGCTCACCGTTGCCGCCGAAACGGTCGACCTCACGCAGGAGGCGTCGAACCTCGCCGAATACTTCGAGCCTGCAGCGGCCGAGAAGTCGCAGGAGATCGTCATCCAGGGCGAGTGCGTCACCCGCGGGGACCGGCTGATGATCCGGCGCGCGATCACCAACCTGTTGTCGAACGCCGTGCGCTACGCACCGCCCGGCGAGCGCATCGACGTGCGGGCTCGATCTGCCGCCGAGGGCGCCGTCCTCGAGGTGACCAATTCGTGCGCGAAGCCGATTCGCACCGACGAACTGCCGCGTCTTTTTGCCCGCTTTGCCCGTCGAGACGAGCCCCGCGACGACGCTGCGCACAGCGCCGGACTGGGACTCGCCATCGTCGATTCCATCATGCGTCTGCACGGCGGCGTGGCGCAGGCGGACGCCGGCAGCTTCGGCATCCGCTTCACCCTGCGCTTTCCACCGGCGCCGAGGCTTACAGCAATGTAA
- a CDS encoding heavy metal response regulator transcription factor, with protein sequence MRLLLAEDERRAGEYLVKGLGENGFIVDWVRDGVDALHRARSEAYDLIVLDIGLPQLDGWAVLEHIRAGRQTPVLFLTARDRVEDRVRGLEIGADDYLVKPFAFSELLARIRALLRRGRTQEPDVLRVADLEVHLLRRRVERAGERIELTAKEYALLLLFLRRQGEVLSRTLIAEQVWDMNFDSDTNVVEVAVRRLRAKIDDPYSNRLIHTMRGFGYVLEERA encoded by the coding sequence TTGCGATTGCTGCTGGCGGAAGACGAGCGACGTGCGGGCGAATACCTGGTCAAGGGGCTGGGTGAGAACGGCTTCATCGTCGACTGGGTGCGCGACGGCGTGGACGCGCTGCATCGCGCACGCAGTGAAGCCTATGACCTGATCGTCCTCGACATCGGGTTGCCGCAACTGGACGGATGGGCCGTCCTCGAGCACATCCGCGCGGGGCGACAGACACCCGTCCTCTTTCTCACCGCGCGCGACCGAGTGGAAGACCGCGTGCGCGGACTGGAGATCGGCGCCGACGACTACCTGGTCAAGCCGTTCGCCTTCTCGGAGCTGCTCGCGCGCATTCGCGCGCTCCTGCGACGGGGCAGGACGCAGGAGCCGGACGTCCTGCGGGTGGCGGACCTGGAGGTTCACCTCCTGCGCCGGCGCGTGGAGCGGGCGGGCGAGCGCATCGAACTCACCGCAAAGGAGTATGCGCTGCTGCTGCTCTTTCTGCGGCGTCAGGGCGAAGTGCTCTCGCGCACCCTGATTGCCGAGCAGGTGTGGGACATGAACTTCGACAGCGATACCAACGTGGTGGAAGTCGCAGTGCGACGCCTGCGTGCGAAGATCGACGATCCCTATTCGAACCGGCTCATCCACACCATGCGCGGGTTCGGCTACGTGCTGGAGGAGCGGGCTTGA